The following are encoded together in the Plasmodium vinckei vinckei genome assembly, chromosome: PVVCY_12 genome:
- a CDS encoding acetyltransferase, putative codes for MTPNLSSIHKIENKRDADYDSSMNCMSLNNNDLELEKSNDELKGDDLDIEVGGDLIKNNIYHTMIINNKKIDIHQYDTFPKAHLNSVYKLLSSELSEPYNIFLLKTILKNYSKIALMSLCNGECVGVVISKVTTKCKNNESSIFGYICMIAVDKSVRKCGLGSYLLNESIKLMQNIYGISEVQLEAEATNIPTLRFYERNEFIKVKRKPNYYLSGSDAFKLKKIL; via the exons atgacTCCAAATCTTTCATCAATTCATAAAATAGAAAACAAGCGTGATGCAGATTATGATAGCTCGATGAATTGTATGTCtctaaataataatgatttaGAATTAGAAAAAAGCAACGATGAATTAAAAGGAGATGATTTGGATATAGAAGTGGGGGGTGatcttataaaaaataatatttatcatacaatgattattaataataagaaaattGATATTCATCAATATGATACATTCCCTAAAGCTCATTTAAATAGTGTATATAAGTTATTGAGCAGTGAATTATCAGAaccatataatatatttttacttaaaacaatattaaaGAATTATAGCAAAATTGCATTAATG TCTCTATGCAATGGAGAATGTGTAGGTGTAGTCATATCCAAAGTTACAACGAAGTGTAAAAATAACGAATCGTCTATTTTtggatatatat GTATGATAGCTGTGGATAAATCTGTCAGGAAATGTGGTTTag gttcatatttattaaatgaaaGTATAAAACTAATGCAAAACATATATGGAATAAGCGAG gTTCAACTTGAGGCAGAAGCTACGAACATTCCTACATTAC GATTTTATGAACGAAATGAGTTTATTAAGGTAAAAAGGAAACCTAATTATTACTTAAGTGGTTCTGATGCattcaaattaaaaaaaatattataa
- a CDS encoding AAA family ATPase, putative — translation MEKLYFENFIVYCNSNKSFSYLQKNENSYKSQKKKIQNNEYEKLVDEKKKKYKWIKNLSHKECSKHILENIKHTENKFNGKPKIKKRGYSVLCNINNELIYTYKNIKFIKDSKCMKAASLAVQKKKNVFKPSKCISIFKGKEDSEKKEKWTTTKQNTGNNDLIKEKRFSNENKLKSEDLIKIKGIEKKDNRIDIYKYLFNIYIRKEYYKKVSKRWLKKFIKKNGPLYKEIAKQLINLLIIKNFIIFDVELWNFFLPQNLTNHFNINLQFFCGKSGNKKTEFLKNIFESFPFKYSHENVHIIDMVEYEKCPIVYDYKYLINPNRFLNSVEIGVNNKKTNKIKNINKDNFSFKLFDMSRSKDIYTQLSPLRQDGNCDKIKQEVDIHTISSKHAKTSNINIIDANEKTMDIKKIDNSCINQYRYKDKKILSLFESSDSEEMCNSIDLHYLNKINKHNSYLSKDINLYNYKKRTYINNILYPNYYEIALKEFLITDVKSRKTIQMIDSLNLNLEYILISFTKIAIIKQLVWKKKMFRLLHKFVKKDYKTKLEKKIRRKTLGLNLFNGGYSFLLIKNLDFINNFSVLKKNCIMFLLLKYIFIWKKMNLNAHMFIVSPVLDENISSGFNKSDIGKESHENVLLQLNPYINKYFLFILPKFLHHKDRYIVLKHLYRKHNLPYSIKTLQYVSKITNSYCEENLIKLFQDEYKERIIYLLKKKNKSKDENLNNTVKNINNVDNLVDIKKNIKQLMSKNKNKKIHFFNKTLNFQCDSHLFIHGKEIELYKKKSFEKLNKNGKSKTYGFDKVVGESELINRLKNEVVYNFIYRERQKHYNSTDCDKNLFDDVGILLYGESGSGKTFISKIIIEECNCNSIIINCANIFNKVMGESEKCLNEIFEYAKNKLQPCIIMFDGIENICFKHDLFSNSIDKFSARLKLCFYENLDKLHFEKKWNLNSKRNTNSIMIICTTTDINNVDSNLLVDHRIRHIYQTKSFKFWKNKDVYKLFENCLRSNNIDPNVLMNSENFQKFIQENILSRKDKFSPLDISNMCSDTLARCIKIGISNGNEINLEIFCNILRENYK, via the exons atggaaaaattgtattttgaaaattttattgtttacTGTAATTCAAACAAATCTTTCTCCTATCtccaaaaaaatgaaaatagcTATAAAagtcagaaaaaaaagatccaaaataatgaatatgaaaagctagttgatgaaaaaaaaaaaaaatataaatggatAAAAAACTTATCACATAAAGAATGCtctaaacatattttagaaaacataaaacacacagaaaataaatttaatggaAAAccgaaaattaaaaaaaggggTTATTCAGTATTAtgtaatataaacaatgaACTAATTTACACctataaaaacattaaatttataaaggATTCGAAATGCATGAAAGCTGCTTCCCTAGCtgttcagaaaaaaaaaaatgtttttaaacCAAGTAAATGTATATCAATATTTAAAGGAAAAGAAGacagtgaaaaaaaagaaaaatggacaacaacaaaacaaaatacAGGAAATAATGAtctaataaaagaaaaacgtTTTtctaatgaaaataaattaaaaagtgaggatttaataaaaataaaaggaatagagaaaaaagacaatcgtattgatatatacaaatatttatttaatatttatattagaaaagaatattataaaaaggtATCAAAGCGAtggttaaaaaaatttataaagaaaaatgggcctttatataaagaaatagcCAAACAACTAATTAATTTGTtgatcataaaaaattttataatttttgatgTTGAATTATGGAATTTCTTTCTTCCACAAAATTTGACAAACCATTTTAACAtaaatttacaatttttttgtggAAAAtcaggaaataaaaaaacagaatttttaaagaatatatttgaatcatttccttttaaatattctcATGAAAATGTTCATATTATTGATATGGTTGAGTATGAAAAATGTCCTATTGTATATgactataaatatttaataaatcccaatcgttttttaaatagtgTCGAAATAggtgtaaataataaaaaaaccaataaaataaaaaatataaataaagataatttttcattcaaattatttgatatgTCAAGAAgtaaagatatatatacacagtTATCACCATTAAGACAAGATGGAAATTGtgacaaaataaaacaggAAGTTGACATTCATACTATTAGTTCAAAACATGCTAAAACttctaatattaatataatagatGCAAATGAGAAAACAATGGACATCAAAAAGATAGACAACTCATGTATTAACcaatatagatataaagataaaaaaattctcAGTCTTTTCGAGTCTTCAGATAGTGAAGAAATGTGTAATAGTATAGATTTACACTatctaaataaaataaataagcatAATAGTTATCTTtcaaaagatataaatttatataattataaaaaaagaacttatataaataatatactttacccaaattattatgaaatTGCATTAAAGGAATTTCTAATAACAGATGTGAAAAGCAGAAAAACAATTCAGATGATTGATTCAttgaatttaaatttagagtatattcttattagttttacaaaaattgcTATAATTAAACAACTtgtatggaaaaaaaaaatgtttagaCTGTTAcataaatttgtaaaaaaagattATAAGACCAAATtggaaaagaaaataagaAGAAAAACATTAGGATTGAACTTATTTAACGGAGGGTATTCCTTTTTGCTAATAAAGAATCTcgattttataaacaacttttctgttttaaaaaaaaattgtattatgtttttattattaaaatatatttttatatggaaaaaaatgaatttaaatGCACACATGTTTATTGTATCTCCAGTTTtagatgaaaatatatcaagTGGATTTAATAAAAGTGATATTGGAAAAGAAAGTCatgaaaatgtattattacaattaaatccttatataaataaatattttctttttatattgccTAAATTTCTTCATCATAAAGATAGATATATAGTATTAAAACATTTGTATAGAAAACATAATTTACCATATTCAATTAAAACGTTACAATATGTCTctaaaataacaaatagCTATTGTGAAGAAAATTTGATCAAACTATTTCAAGATGAGTACAAAGAgagaattatttatttattaaaaaaaaaaaataaaagcaaagatgaaaatttgaataatactgtgaaaaatataaacaatgtTGATAATCTTgtggatataaaaaagaatattaaacaattaatgtctaaaaataaaaataaaaaaatccatttttttaataaaactcTTAATTTCCAATGTGATtcacatttatttattcacGGAAAAGAGattgaattatataaaaagaaaagtttTGAAAAGTTGAATAAGAATGGCAAGAGTAAGACATACGGATTTGACAAAGTAGTGGGAGAAAGTGAACTTATTAATAGACTGAAAAATGAAgttgtttataattttatttatagagAAAGACAAAAACATTATAATAGTACTGATTGTGATAAAAACCTTTTTGATGATGTaggtatattattatatggaGAAAGTGGATCTGGTAAAACTTTCatatcaaaaataataatcgaAGAATGTAATTGTAAttccattattataaattgtgctaatatatttaataaagtAATGGGTGAATCTGAAAAATGTCTGaatgaaatatttgaatatgcaaaaaataaattacaaccatgtataattatgtttgatggtattgaaaatatttgcTTTAAAcatgatttattttcaaattctATTGATAAATTTTCTGCACgattaaaattatgtttttatgaaaatctAGATAAGTtacattttgaaaaaaaatggaatttAAATAGTAAGAGGAATACTAATTCAATTATGATTATTTGTACGACCACtgatattaataatgttGATAGTAATTTATTAGTAGATCATAGAATTAGGCATATATATCAAACTAAAAGTTTTAAGttttggaaaaataaagatgtGTATAAACTTTTTGAAAACTGCTTAAGGtctaataatatagatcCAAATGTTTTAATGAATTCagaaaattttcaaaaatttatacaagaaaatatattaagtaGGAAGGATAAATTTTCACCCCTTGATATTTCGAATATGTGTTCAGATACATTAGCTCGATGCATAAAAATTGGCATTTCGAATG gaaatgaaataaatctAGAAATTTTTTGCAATATACTAagagaaaattataaataa
- a CDS encoding serine/threonine protein kinase, FIKK family — translation MIDSTDKFEYSKEKTLTCNGSNEHREQDEVLLKYKKTLDINTTENETISGETKKLEQFNVNKTCNSLKKSIYTESSNNDSSYFQNIKENSKKNDDNNYKEVNNIYNKNIIGTKYYDQSIKDSISDKSSKETICPLEYDNNNNNDRSANVINYQNSDQKNGASVNGYKQLSNNNNGNCHDNSKSVYKENLGLEKNEIKNMEKNMEKNMCFDYSNDIYINDKTNKELKHYEANHEKLVYPEKNNPLDSNCNDIEYVNDTTIDYVSLKNLSQYSINESSFKENNSNDINNYKNFDHIINVNDSNDVCDNNNKINTYNDSKNVSHKESGRWHSNQINSNNYIIDENYYQNNKQVHTNKELNISKKKNDTTLKKNGIYEYKKYEKNKVLGGYYHNEYSEIDLRNMKYENNINGYNEIINNNRNPHYMMAPPQVICNNKNNNNNKMKKENMVYYEPRRNIDKMGGIPTDMNSRMVAKINEHNEYKEVNENMVGYKDMHRSNRNSINGRDTKIENYSNIINQNYHNNCNSNYYNPITENDIIHNEMDYNNSQGKRYYLSPKKNDDAKYSKNQMLMISKQKIKKMWNKFKNRSSKDQTVGSTVDDENCMFPNEVEDGNIQQKVQIYNDHYELNSAYHNNGYKDCINKPIKWVKNNNNIDKPIQSKCIFNWKIAQTSLLKLLHSAHNFHFNNVKYSDWKFVCIPTLGFSKSSNRVQQMYKAIIPQKDGNGKNDMKVFIKKIPIYIWIKQFNLMTEYDGEYVTDGENFVMEAASLAFLSEYHPRITPKLHKILYEVDSNNLDDPSNLILPESMFSNLTVFNNVLAERLKNNINGNIVLVSEFFSEDVLDFIDRRQKNFNMKISNNEKSYILYQCLKLLIRLHDAGLSHLDLTPENILISDSYEMRLCDLSKSTPIYTYNLRHIKDVNRLYLFESCEPTIAKGAYMPPECWKIYWKYDTMKIKNPLKDLKSITEQEKRKQFYFDVANADKFMLGVFFFWIWTNGNLWKCSDPLQDEDFFYFVKCDMNFDKFELTRKWPSELKSIIKALLHAETRRKLNLKDMIMHPWWSCKL, via the exons ATGATTGATTCAACAGATAAGTTTGAATATTCCAAAGAAAAGACACTAACATGCAATGGAAGCAACGAGCATCGTGAACAAGATGAGGTTTtactaaaatataaaaaaactttGGATATTAATACAACAGAAAATGAGACAATATCTGgtgaaacaaaaaaattagaacaatttaatgtaaataaaacatgtaattctttaaaaaaaagtatttatACTGAAAGTAGTAACAATGATTCATCTTactttcaaaatataaaagaaaattctaaaaaaaatgacgacaacaattataaagaggttaataatatatataataaaaatataattggcacaaaatattatgaccAAAGTATAAAGGATAGTATTTCAGATAAAAGTAGCAAAGAAACTATTTGTCCTTTGgaatatgataataataataataatgatagaTCAGCTaatgtaataaattatcaaaacagtgatcaaaaaaatggagCAAGTGTAAATGGGTACAAACAActaagtaataataataatggcaATTGTCATGACAATAGTAAAAGTGTTTATAAGGAAAATTTAGGGTTAGAAAagaatgaaataaaaaatatggaaaagaatatggaaaaaaatatgtgttTTGATTATagtaatgatatatatataaatgataaaactaataaagaattaaaGCATTATGAAGCTAACCATGAAAAGTTAGTATACCCTGAAAAGAATAACCCATTAGATAGTAATTGTAATGATATAGAATATGTAAATGACACTACAATTGATTATgtttcattaaaaaatttgtctcaatattcaataaatgaatcttcatttaaagaaaataactcgaatgatataaataattataaaaattttgatcatataataaatgtaaatgATTCAAATGATGTttgtgataataataataagatcaatacatataatgaCTCCAAAAATGTGAGTCATAAGGAATCAGGCAGATGGCATAGTAACCAAATAAATAgcaataattatattatagatgaaaattattatcaaaataataaacaagtacatacaaataaagaactaaatatttcaaaaaagaaaaatgatactacattaaagaaaaatggaatatatgaatataagaaatatgaaaaaaataaagtctTAGGAGGATATTATCATAATGAATATTCTGAAATTGATCTTagaaatatgaaatatgaaaataatattaatggttataatgaaataattaataataatcgAAACCCTCATTATATGATGGCACCACCTCAGGTAATATGTAACAAcaagaataataataataataagatgaaaaaggaaaatatggTATATTATGAGCCTAGGAGAAATATAGACAAAATGGGAGGTATACCAACAGACATGAACAGTAGAATGGTAgctaaaataaatgagcataatgaatataaagaagttaatgaaaatatggtAGGATATAAAGATATGCATAGATCAAATAGAAACAGTATCAATGGTAGAGatacaaaaatagaaaactatagtaatattattaatcaaaattatcataataattgtaatagtaattattataatccTATTActgaaaatgatattataCACAATGAAATggattataataatagtcaaggaaaaagatattatttatctcctaaaaaaaatgatgatgcaaaatattcaaaaaatcaAATGTTAATGATAtctaaacaaaaaataaaaaaaatgtggaataaatttaaaaatcgTTCATCAAAAGATCAAACTGTAGGTTCCACAGTTGACGATGAAAATTGTATGTTTCCAAATGAAGTAGAAGATGGTAATATACAACAAAAagttcaaatatataatgatcATTATGAATTAAATAGTGCTTATCACAATAATGGATATAAAGATTGTATTAATAAGCCTATTAAATgggtaaaaaataataataatatagacaAACCAATACAATctaaatgtatatttaattgGAAAATAGCTCAAACATCGTTactaaaattattacatagTGCACATAACtttcattttaataatgtaaaatattctGATTGGAAATTTGTATGTATACCTACACTTGGATTTTCAAAATCAAGTAATAGGGTTCAACAAATGTATAAAGCAATTATTCCACAAAAAGATGGAAATGgtaaaaatgatatgaaagtatttattaaaaaaattcctatatatatatggattaAACAGTTTAATTTAATGACAGAATATGATGGGGAATATGTAACAGATGGTGAAAATTTTGTTATGGAAGCTGCTTCATTAGCATTTTTAAGTGAATATCATCCTCGTATTACTCCaaaattacataaaatattatatgaagtTGATAGTAATAATTTAGATGATCCTAGTAATCTTATTCTACCTGAATCTATGTTTAGTAATTTAACtgtatttaataatgtatTAGCAGAAaggttaaaaaataatatcaatGGGAATATTGTTCTTGTTTCAGAGTTTTTCAGTGAAGATGTTCTTGATTTTATTGATAGGAGACAAAAGaattttaatatgaaaattagtaataatgaaaaaagttatattctttatcaatgtttgaaattattaataagaTTACATGATGCAGGTTTATCACATTTAGACCTAACTccagaaaatatattaatatcaGATAGTTATGAAATGCGTTTGTGTGATTTATCAAAAAGTACacctatatatacatataatttgaGACATATAAAAGATGTCAAtcgtttatatttatttgaatcaTGTGAGCCAACAATTGCAAAGGGTGCATATATGCCTCCTGAATGTTGGAAAATTTATTGGAAATATGATACtatgaaaattaaaaatccATTGAAAGATTTAAAATCTATAACAGAacaagaaaaaagaaaacaattttaCTTTGACGTTGCAAATGCTGATAAGTTTATGCTTGgtgtttttttcttttggaTATGGACTAACGGAAATTTATGGAAATGTTCCGATCCATTACAAGATGAAGACTTTTtctattttgtaaaatgtGACATgaattttgataaatttgAGTTAACTAGAAAATGGCCAAGTGAACTCAAGAGTATTATTAAG GCATTACTACACGCAGAAACACGAAGGAAGTTGAACTTAAAGGATATGATCATGCACCCTTGGTGGTCatgtaaattataa
- a CDS encoding IMC-associated apicomplexan protein, putative gamete release protein, putative translates to MEGEFNGFLPPNKEMPIPDGMRIMSGKPNDDSTPYVRDYQVKPIINEGHFQMNIGGQVPSSWSMNQIAHYVKFAGPSDDVFAEKAKELLRERGYNI, encoded by the coding sequence atggaagGAGAATTCAACGGATTTTTACCAccaaataaagaaatgcCCATACCAGACGGGATGAGAATAATGTCAGGAAAACCAAATGACGATTCAACTCCATATGTTAGAGATTATCAAGTAAAAccaataataaatgaaggACATTTTCAAATGAATATTGGAGGCCAAGTTCCATCATCGTGGTCAATGAACCAAATAGCACACTATGTAAAATTTGCTGGACCATCTGATGATGTATTTGCTGAAAAGGCTAAAGAATTATTACGCGAAAGGGGTTATAACATATAG